In the genome of Curtobacterium sp. MCLR17_036, the window GTGTACTCGCGCTCGTTCGGGAAGAAGGCGTCGTGCATGCGCTCCTGCTGGATCCGGAGGGTCATCACGACGTCCGGGTCCTCGGCGAGGGCGGCGTCGAGGTCGTGGTGCACGGCGGCACCGAACGGACGCTCCACCGCGGGCAGCAGCGTCGGCGGGGCGACGAAGGTGACCTCGGCGCCGAGCGTGCGGAGGAGCCAGGCGTTGCTCCTGGCCACGCGGCTGTGCAGGACGTCGCCGACGACCGCGACGCGGACCCCGTCGAGCCCCTGGCCCCGGCTCGCGTCCCCGTGCAGGCGTCGCCGCATCGTGAACGCGTCGAGCAGCGCCTGCGTCGGGTGCTCGTGGGTGCCGTCGCCGGCGTTCACCACCGGCACGTCGATCCAGTCGGCGTCGGCGAGCACCCGAGGGGCGCCGGACGCGCCGTGCCGCATGACGATGCCGTCGATGCCCATCGCGCCGAGGGTCTGCACGGTGTCCTTGAGCGACTCGCCCTTCGAGACGCTCGACCCCTTCGCGGCGAAGTTGATGACGTCGGCGGAGAGGCGCTTCGCGGCGGCCTCGAAGGAGATCCGGGTGCGCGTCGAGTCCTCGAAGAACAGGTTGACGACGGTCTTGCCGCGGAGCGCGGGGAGCTTCCGGACCTCGCGCTGGTTGACCTCCGCCATCTCCTCGGCGACGTCGAGGATGTGCACGGCCTGGTCGCGGCTCAGGTCCGCGGTGGAGAGCAGGTGTCGCATCACGCCGCCCCCTGCTCGATGACGACCTCGTCGGCGCCGTCGGTCTCGGTCAGGCGGAGCGTGACGCGCTCGTCGGACGCGGTCGGCAGGTTCTTGCCGACGTGGTCGGCGCGGATCGGCAGCTCGCGGTGTCCGCGGTCGACGAGCACGGCGAGCCGGACGGCGCGCGGCCGGCCGATGCCCTGCAGGGCGTCGAGCGCGGCACGCACCGTGCGGCCGGAGTAGAGCACGTCGTCGACGAGCACGACGACCTTGCCGTCGATCCCGCTCGTCGGGATGGTGGTCCGGTGCGGCGCGCGGCCGATGCCGTGGCCGAGGTCGTCCCGGTGCATCGTGACGTCGAGGGTGCCGAGGCGCTGGTCGCGCTCCGCCGCCCACTCGGGCTCGATGTCGGCCAGGACCGACGCCAGACGGTCGGCGAGGACCGCACCCCGGGTCGGGATGCCGAGGAGCACGAGGTCCGAGGCACCGTGGTTGGCCTCGAGGATCTCGTGTGCGATGCGTGTCAGGGCACGCGTGATGTCGGGTTGCTGCAGGACCGTTCTGGTACCCACGTCGACCCCCTTCCCCGCCTCACAGGACGGCATTAAAGGATGCTGACGTGGTCAACCCTAGCGGGACCCGGCGTCCCCTGCGACCGTCCGACCGGACGGTGCACGACCACCGGAGACGGCTCCGAGCACGCCGTTGACGAACCCGGCGGAGTCGTCCGTCGACAGCGACTGCGCGAGCTCGACCGCCTCGGCGATCGCGACGGCGTCGGGCACCTCCGGGTTGAACCGGAGCTCCCAGACGCCCATGCGCAGGATGCAGCGGTCGAGCACCGGCATGCGCGCGATCGACCAGCCCTGGGCGTGGTCGACGATGACGGCGTCGATCTCGTGGCGCGCCTCGTCGACGCCCGTCACGATCTGGCGTGCGTAGTCCCAGCTCGAGGCGCGCTCGGGCTGGTCGAGGTGGCGGACGGTCTCCGTGGCGAGGACGTCCGCGATGGGCAGCTCACGCACCTCGGCCACGTAGAGCATGTCGAGGGCGCGCTTGCGGGCCTTCGAACGAGCACTCATGCGGTCGGCGCCTAGGAGTTGACGCGGCCGAGGAAGCTGCCGTCGCGCGTGTCGATCTTCACCGTGGTGCCGGACTCCAGGTACAGCGGCACCTGGATGCGGTGGCCGGTCGCGATGATGGTCGCGTCCTTCGTGCCACCGGAGGAGCGGTCGCCCTGCAGGCCGGGCTCGGTCTCGACCTCGGTCGTGATCGACGTCGGGAGCTCGACGTACAGCGGGTTGCCCTCGTTCATCGCGATGGTGACCATCGCGGACTCGAGCAGGTAGTTCTTCGCATCGCCGACGACCGTCGCCGAGACCGGGATCTGGTCGTAGGTGTCGGTGTCCATGAACACGTAGGAGTCGCCGTCCTCGTAGAGGAACTGGTAGTCGCGGCGGTCCACGGTCGCGGTGTCGATCTTCGCGCCGGCGTTGAACGTGCGGTCGACGACCTTGCCGGAGACGACGTTCTTGAGCTTCGTGCGGACGAACGCGCCGCCCTTGCCGGGCTTGACGTGCTGGAACTCCACGACCGACCACAGCTGGCCGTCGATGATGAGAACGGCGCCGTTCTTGATGTCAGTGGTACTGGCCATGAGTCTTCGGTGTCCCGTTCGGTCGTGTTGTGGAAGGTCTTCGGGCGCTGGGCCCCGGACGAGTGTACCGGACGCCCGCCCGCCGCCCGTGGCGTCGTCAGCGTCGTCGTCGGGCGCGCCACGAGTCGACCGCCGCCCAGCCGAGCAGCACGACGGCCGCTCCCCCGAGCAACGCACCGGCCGCCCCGGTCGACAGTGCTGCGGTCGGGCGGGCCGGGAGCGCCAGGTAGACGATCGCCAGGATCCCCGCGCCCGCCCCGAGCAGCACGAGCAGGACGCGACGGATCAGCCCGGTCACCGTCTCGCGGTCGCGGCTGTCGGCGAACAGCCGGATGTTCACGGTGAACTTCCCGGTCTCGATCGCCTCGCCGATGCGGTCGATGCGGCGCGGCAGCCGACGTGCCGCCGACACCACGCCGATGAGCTCCTTCGCCGCCAGGTCGCGCAGCTTCCCCGGACGCAGCTGGTCGGTGAGCTGCTGGCGGGCGAGCCCCCGCGACTCCTCGAGCAGGTCGAACGACGGTGCGAGCGTGCGGAGCGTCCCCTCGAAGATCGCCAGCGCGCGGGCCGCGGCGACGAAGTCCGCCGGGGCCTTCAGCCGGTAGCGCCCGAACACCTCGACCGCGTCGTCGACCGTCTCGACGCCGATCCGCGCGCCGGGGCCGAGCTCGTCGGCGACGAAGCGCGCGATGTCGCGTCGGAAGTCGGGCTCGTCGTGCGCGTCGCGCACCGGCGCCATCCGCAGGACCGCGTCGGCGATCCGCGTGGTGTCGTCCTGCAGGTAGGCGACCAACAGGTCCTGCACCGTGTCCCGGAGACCGGGGTCGAGCCTCCCGACCGAGCCGAAGTCGATCAACGCGGGCCGCCCGTCGGGCAGCACCAGGACGTTCCCCGGGTGCAGGTCGGCGTGGTACACGCCGTCGAAGACGACCTGCCGCAGGAAGGCGCGGAGGATCGCGCGCATCGGCGCGTCGAGGTCGCGGTCCGCGCGCTCGGCGCGGATCGCGCTGAGCGTGTCGCCCTCCAGGAACTCCATGACGAGCACGCGTCGGCCGGACAGGTCGGGGTACGGGTCCGGGAACCGGACCTCGTCGGGGCGGGCGCTGCGGGCCTGGGCGGCGCGGAGCGCGGTGAGGTTCCGCAGCTCCGAGACGAAGTCGACCTGCCGGACGAGGTCGTCGGCGTACTGCTGCGCGACCTCCTGCACGCCGACCTGCCGCGCCTCGGACGACCACCGGGCCATGAACCGGACCACCCGCAGGGCGATGTCGACGTCCCGACGCACCGCGGCGTCGATGCCGGGTCGCTGGACCTTCACCGCGACCGCGGTGCCGTCCTGCAACCGGGCCCGGTGCACCTGGGCGATCGACGCGGCGGCGACCGGCACCGGGTCGAAGGCCGCGAAGACCTGGTCGACCGGGGCGCCCAGTTCCCGCTCGAGCAGCGCGCGCACCTCGTCGACGGGGGCCGCCGTGACGTTGCGCTGCAGGTGCGCGAGGCCCTCGGTCCACTCCTCCGGCAGCAGGTCGTCGCGGGTCGACAGCAGCTGCCCCATCTTCACGAACCCGCCGCCGGCCTCCTCGAGCGCCCGGCGCAGGTGCTCTGCCTGGCCCGCGCGCAGCGCGGACGTCGCGGGGTCGTGCGAGAAGTCGAGACGCCGGAAGGGCAGCAGGTGGTGCCGCCGGGCGATCGCGAGCAGTTCGGTGAAGCGACGGCCGCGGGCGCGCAGCGTGCCGGCGTCGGTGTCGCGTGGTGCGGAGAGGTCGCTCAGACGGGGTGGGGTGGGCACGCCTGCCACTCTGCTCCCCGGGGCTGGGGCGGAGCTTCCCGCGCGGTGCGGGTGACGCCGGTCGCTCCGTCCTCCACAGACCGGAGGCACGGGCCGGCTCTCCACAGGTCGGGCACCGCGCGCCCCCGGGTCGCGTCGGCCGGGTCAGACTCGGCGCATGGAGACAGCACTGGTCGCGGCGTGCATCGCCGCCGGAGCGGCGATCGTCGCTGCGATCGTCAGTTGATTCGGGGCGTTCCAGAACCGTCGGACGGCCGATCGTGACCACGCGTGGCGTCGCTTCACGTGGGCAGTCTCGCCGCACCACGACCGGAGAACATACGACATCTCGACAGCTGTGCTCCGCGAGCTGGAGTCCGTAGCGTGGTGGTCGGAGCGGGACCGTCGGCTCGCCGGGCGAGCACTCTGGAGACGAGCGATGCCCGACCGGCCGGACTCCGACGACCAGACGCAACAGGAAGGACCACGGTGATGTCGATCCTGCGACCACTCCCCGATGCTCCCGACCTCGACGACGACGACGAGGTCCTCTTCGCGTGGGACAACGGCGCCACCCTCGACGAATGGCGGGAAGCACAGCGCACCGGCGTGGTGACCCTCTCGATGCGCGTGAAGTGGTGGTGGCGCCGCACCCGCCGCGTCCTGCGCTGAGCCGACCGGCTGGACCCCGACCGGCTAGACCCCGACCTCCTGGTAGGCGGTGAAGAGCAGGTGGTCCTCGGGGCCCTCGAGGGTCGTGGGCTTCCCGACGCCGTCCAGGATGATGAAGCGCAGCATGCCGGCGCGGGCCTTCTTGTCCCGACGCATCGTCGCGAGCAGCCCCTCCCACCGGCCGAGGCCGTAGGTCGTCGGCAGTTCGAGCGACTCGAGGATCGTCCGGTGGCGGTCGACGGTCGCGTCGTCCAGGTGCCCGGTCAGGCGGGCGAGTTCCGCAGCGAAGACCATGCCGACCGACACCGCCGCACCGTGGCGCCACTGGTAGCGCTCGGCGTGCTCGATCGCGTGCCCGAGGGTGTGGCCGTAGTTCAGGACCTCGCGGCGCCCCTGCTCGGTGAAGTCGTCGGTCACGACCTCGGCCTTCAGGGCGATGGCGAGCTCGACGACGCGCCGGAACTCCGGCGTCGTCGGGTCCGTCACCCGGGCGACGTCGGCCTCGACGATGTCCAGGATCTCCGGGACCGCGATGAACCCGGCCTTCACGATCTCGGCGAAGCCCGTCAGGATCTCGTTGCGGGGCAGCGTCCGGACGAGGTCCAGGTCGACGACCACGGCGCGCGGTGCCGAGAACGCCCCGACGAGGTTCTTGCCCTCGTTGGTGTTGATCCCGGTCTTGCCGCCGACGCTCGCGTCGACCATGCCGAGCACGCTCGTCGGGACCCCCACGTACGGCACGCCGCGCAGCCAGGTGGCGGCGACGAACCCCGCGAGGTCGGTGACCGCGCCGCCGCCGAGCCCGATGACGGCGTCGGTGCGGGTGAAGTCGGACTGGCCCATGATCTGCCAGCAGAAGGCGGCGACCTCGACGCGCTTGGCGCCCTCGGCGTCCGGCACCTCGGCGATGAGTGCTTCGAGCCCGGCGCCGACCAGGAGCTCCCGCAGCTCGTTCGCCCGGGCGCCGAGCGTCGGTGCGTGGACGATGAGGACCTTCGCGACCCGGGGTCCCAGGATCGCGGGCAGCGCACCGAGCAGGCCGGAACCGACGGCCACGGTGTAGCCGTCCGCACCGCCGACGCGGATCTCGGTGGTCCCTGCGGGCAGGATCGGGTCGGTCACGGTGCTCCTTCGGTGGTGGGGTCGGCGCTCACGCCGGAGGCGGTGCCGCCGCGGTCGTCCCGGTGTCCGTCGCCGCGCAGCCAGGCGACGACCTCGTCGACGACGCGGGACATCGGACGCCGCGACGTGTCGACGACCACGTGCGCGAGCTCGGCGTAGGTCGCGGCGCGGTCGTCCATGATCGTCTGCCAGGCGTCGATCCCGCCGGACGCCAGGAGCGGTCGGTCGGAGCCGGCGATGCGGTCGGCGACGGCCTCGGGCGAGACGGTGAGCAGGACGATGCGCGCGCCGACGAGTGCGGAGCGGGTGTCCGCGTGGGTGACGGCTCCCCCGCCGACGGCGATGACGCCGCCGGTGCGGAGCGCGACCCGGACGGCCTCGGCCTCGAGGGCGCGGAACGCCGGCTCGCCCTGCTCGGCGAAGATGCCCGGGATCGGACCGTGCTCGCGGACGATCACGCGGTCGGTGTCGGTGAACGGCACGCCGAGCGCCTTCGCGACGCGCTTGCCGACGCTGGACTTGCCGGCGCCCATCGGACCGATGACGACGACGGGTGCACCGCCGCCGGCAGTGGCACCCGTGCCGGGCGCGGCGCCGTCCGTGGTCACTGGGCGTCGGCCGGTGCCGCCGGCTCCGTCCGACGGGTGCGCAGCGTCTCCGGGATCGAGGCGAGGTACGCGTCGAGGTTGCGCTTCGTCTCGACGACGTTGTCGCCGCCGAACTTCTCGAGCACGGCGTCGGCGAGCACGAGCGCGACCATGGCCTCGGCGACGACGCCGGCGGCCGGGACCGCGCAGACGTCGGACCGCTGGTGGTGCGCGGAGGCTTCCTCTCCGGAGGCGACGTCGATGGTGTGCAGCGCGTGCGGCACCGTCGCGATCGGCTTCATGCCCGCCCGGACGCGCAGCACGGTCCCCGTGGACATGCCGCCCTCGGTGCCGCCGGCGCGGTCGGTCGTGCGGTGGATCTCGCCGTCCTCGCGGTACAGCTCGTCGTGCGCGGCCGATCCGCGGCGGCCGGCGGTCGCGAAGCCGTCGCCGACCTCGACGCCCTTGATCGCCTGGATGCCCATGATCGCGGCGGCGAGGCGCGCGTCGAGCCGGCGGTCCCACTGCACGTGCGAGCCGAGCCCCGGTGGGACGCCGTAGAACAGGACCTCGACGACACCGCCGAGGGTGTCGCCGTCCTTCTTCGCGGCCTCGACCTCGGTCACCATGCGGGCGGAGGTCTCGGCGTCGAAGCACCGCAGCTGGTCGTCGTCGAGGCGGTCGACGTCGTCGGGGAGCGGCAGCTCGGTGCCGTCCGGCACGCGGACGGTCCCGACCTGCAGCGTGTGCGCGACGGACCGCATGCCGAGCTCGGCCAGGAACGCCTTCGCGACCGCGCCGAGCGCGACCCGCGCCGCGGTCTCGCGGGCGCTCGCGCGCTCGAGGATCGGGCGGGCCTCGTCGAAACCGTACTTCTGCATGCCCACCAGGTCGGCGTGCCCGGGCCGCGGACGGGTCAGGGGTGCGCTGCGGCCGCGGGACATCCCCGTCGACTCGACCGGCTCGGGGTTCATGACCTCGACCCACTTCGGCCACTCGGTGTTGCCGATGCGGATCGCGATCGGGCTGCCGATCGAGTACCCGTGGCGGACGCCGCCGGAGACGTGCAGTTCGTCCTGCTCGAACTTCATGCGCGAGCCGCGGCCGTAGCCGAGCTTGCGTCGTGCGAGATCGGCGCGGATGGACGCGAACGACACCGGGACACCCGCGGGCAGGCCCTCGAGCATCGCGATCAGTTCGGGTCCGTGGGACTCACCTGCGGTCAACCAACGAAGCATGGACACCATCCTCCCACAGCCCCGCACGGCGAGACCCCGCAGTACAGCGTGGCGAGACCCCGGAGCACCGGGCGGCGAGACCCCGCAGCACCGTGCTGCGGGGTCTCGTGCGTCACTGGTAGTCGGGGTGGGCGCGGAGCCAGGCCTGGAACTGGTCGACGGCCACGAGGTGCTGGTCGTAGGTGTCCGAGAACACCGTCTCGCCGGTCTCCAGGTCCACCGTGACGAAGTACAGCCACTTGCCCTGCGCCATGTTCGTGACCGCCTTGATCGCCACGTCACCGGGGTTCGAGATCGGTGCCGGCGGCAGCCCGCTGTGCTCGTACGTGTTGTACGGGTTCGACGCGTCGCCGCGCTCGTCGTCCGTCGTCGTCACGCGGTGCGTGTTGCCCGTGCCGTATGCGACCGTGGCGTCGGACTGCAGCGGCATGTCGATGTCGAGCCGGTTCTGGAACACCCGGGCGACCTTCGGGTAGTCGGCAGCGAGGCCGGCTTCCTTCTGCACGAGCGACGCGAACACGATCGTCCGCTCCTGGTCGGCCTTCCGCACACCGGCGGCGGCAAGGTGCTCCTGCATCGTGTCGACCATCGCCTGGAAGTACTGCTGCGCGGACCAGCCCGGGTTGATCGGGTACGTGGCGGGGAACAGCCAACCTTCGAGCGTGGTGACGCCGGACGGCAGCCCGTAGGCCGAGACGTCCTTCGCGGCCGCGGCGACCTCGGTCTTCGTCAGCCCGGCCTTCGACACCATGCCGGCCTCGATGTCGGCCAGTGCCGTGCCCTCGGGGATGACGATCGAGGCCTGCACGCGGTTGGAGTCGTCCTGCAGCGCGGCCAGCGCCGACTTGGAGCTCATCTGCTTCTTCATCGCGTACGACCCGGGTTGGAACTGGACGTCCGGGGACGCGAGCAGCAGCTTGTAGAAGACCTTCGAGTCCTTCACGACGCCGCTGCGCTGCAGCGTCGCGGCGACGTTCTCGCCGATGTCGCCCTGCTTGATGGTGATGGTCACCTTGTCCTTGCCGGACCCGGTGTAGTCGTCGGGCTCCTTCGAGCCGCTGAACGCCGAGACGAGCTGCTGCACCTTCGGCGCGGCGAACGCGTACGCGCTCACCCCGCCGGCGAGCACGATGGCGACGATGACGATGCCCGCGATGAGCGGTCCACGTCGCCGTCCCGGTCGCGGTTCGCGCGGCGGCCGGGAGGCCCGACCACGTCCGCCACGACCGTCACCACCGGCGCCACCGCGTCCACCGCCCCCGGCGTGGTCGCCGCCGTCGCTCGCGCCGCCACCGGACGCGGCGACCGACGCAGCCGAGGGGACCTCGCCGGTCAGGAGCGCCTGCACCTCCGGGTGGAGCTCCTCCGGCCGCGATGCGACCGGCGCATCGGCCGGGGACACCGGCCGGTCGTCGCTCCGCGGGCCGTCGACGGTGTCGCCCTCGTCCCCGCGGACCGTGGCCTCACGCGGGTCGGTGTCCTCGGCGGAGGACCGGCGAGCACGTTCTGCCTCGAGGGCGCGGGCCTCGCGTCGGGACAGCGGACGGTCGGAGGGGGTCCTCCGCCGATCGGGGTCGTCGCCGGGCGCGATGATCGCGTTCCAGTCCAGATCGTCTGTCAACGGTCCTCGGTCTCTCGGTCGGGAACTCCACCTGGGTACCGCCGTCGACGGGTGACGGCAGGACAGCCGGGTGACGGTACGGACAGCCCTGTCAGGGAAGCCTGGCGCCCGGAGGGGCACCGGCACGGCGCTCGTGGTCGAGCGCGTGTTGCAGAATGATAACAGCGGCCGCTTGGTCGATCACGGCTCGGGACTTCTTCGTGTTCCTGCCGGCCTGGTGCAGCCCCCGCTGCGCGGTCACCGTCGACAGGCGTTCGTCGACGAGCCGGACCGGTCGGTGGGCGGCGATCCGCGCCGCGAAGTCGCGGGCGTCCGCGGTCGACGGGGTGTCGCCACCGGACATCGACAGCGGCAGCCCGACGACCACCTCGAGCACGTCGTACTCGTCGGCGATGGCGAGGATGCGACCGAGGTCCGTGTCGTCGTCGCGGCGCACGGTCTCGACCGGCGTCGCCAGCAGGCCGTCGCGGTCGCACACGGCGACGCCGATCCGGGCGCGCCCGACGTCCACGCCGAGACGACGCCCGGACCGGATCGTCACGGTCAGCCCGCGAGCCGTGCGGTCACGGCGCGCAGCGCGGCCGGGAGCGCGGCGGCGTCGGTCCCGCCGCCCTGCGCCAGGTCCGGCTTGCCGCCGCCACCGCCGCCGAGCACGCCGGCGGCTTCCTTGGCGAGCGGGCCGGCCTGGACCCCGGCGGAGCGGGCGGCGTCGTTCGTCGCGACGATGACGATCGGCTTGCCGGACACGACCGCGCCGAGCACGACCACGGCGGCACCGTCACCGAGCTGGGCCCGGACGCCGGTGGCGAGCGAGCGCAGGTCGTCGCCGGACTGCAGGCCGTCGACGGTCTCGGCCACCACCGTCGTCGCGCCGATCGTCGTCGCGGTGCGGGCGATCGTGGGGACACGCTGCTGCAGGTTCGCCGACTCGTACTCGGCGATCTTCTTCTGCGCGGTCCGCAGGTCCTCCATGAGCGACTGCACGCGGGTGGGCAGGTCGGCGCGGGGGGCCTTCAGCGCACTCGAGAGCTGCGACACGATGGTGCGTTCCACCGCGAGGTCGCGGAAGCCCTCGAGCCCGACGAGGGCCTCGACGCGTCGGTTCGTCGAGCCGACGCTCGACTCCCCCACCAGGTTGACGAGGCCGACCTGGGCGCTCGAGGCGACGTGCGTGCCACCGCAGAGCTCGCGGGACCACGGGCCGCCGATGTCGACCATGCGGACCTCGGCGCCGTACTTCTCGCCGAAGAGCGCCTGCGCGCCGAGTGCCTTGGCCTCGTCGATCGGCATGACGCGGGTCGTGACCTCGAGGTCGGTGCGGATCGCGGTGTTCACGACCTCCTCGATCTCGGAGCGGGTCGCAAGCGAGACCGGCTGCGACCACGAGAAGTCGAGCCGCATGTAGCCGGACTTGTTGTACGAGCCGGCCTGCAGCGCCTCCGGCCCGAGGATGTCGCGGAGCGCCGCGTTCACCAGGTGGGTCGCGGAGTGCGCCTGGGTCGCGCCGCGGCGGTACTCGGCGTCGACGACGGTGCTCGCCGCGTCGCCCACGCCGACCTCGCCGGAACGGACCTGCACGGTGTGGCTCCAGAGTCCGGCGACGGGACGCTGGACGTCGAGGACCTCGAGGTCGAAGCCGTTGCCGACGATCGAGCCCTGGTCGGCGTCCTGGCCACCGGACTCCGCGTAGAGCGAGGTCTCACCGAGGACGACCTCGGCGATGTCGCCCGCGACCGCGCGGTCGACGCTGACGCCACCGACGATGATGCCGAGCACGGTCGTCTCGGCCTCGAGCGCGTCGTAGCCGAGGAACACGGTCTCGCCCTGCGCCCGGAACGCGCTGTAGACGCTGAGGTCGGCGATCGCGGTCTTCTTGCTCTTCGCGTCGGCCTTGGCGCGGGCGCGCTGCTCCGACATGAGGGTCTCGAAGGCGGTGCGGTCGACGTGGACGCCGGCCTCCTCCGCCATCTCCATCGTCAGGTCGATCGGGAACCCGAAGGTGTCGTGCAGCAGGAACGCGGTGTCGCCGCCGATCGAGGGCGCACCGTCCTGCTTCGCCCGCTCGACCGCGACGTCGAGGATCGTGGTGCCCTGCGCGAGGGTGCGGAGGAAGGTCTCCTCCTCCGCGTAGGCGATGCGGGCGATCCGGTCGTAGTCCGTGCCGACCTCCGGGTACGCGTCGCGCATCGCGTCGCGCGATGCCGGGAACAGCTCGGGGAACGTCGCGGTCTCGACGCCGAGCAGGCGCATCGCGCGCACGGTGCGGCGGAGCAGGCGGCGCAGGATGTAGCCGCGCCCCTC includes:
- a CDS encoding aspartate carbamoyltransferase catalytic subunit, giving the protein MRHLLSTADLSRDQAVHILDVAEEMAEVNQREVRKLPALRGKTVVNLFFEDSTRTRISFEAAAKRLSADVINFAAKGSSVSKGESLKDTVQTLGAMGIDGIVMRHGASGAPRVLADADWIDVPVVNAGDGTHEHPTQALLDAFTMRRRLHGDASRGQGLDGVRVAVVGDVLHSRVARSNAWLLRTLGAEVTFVAPPTLLPAVERPFGAAVHHDLDAALAEDPDVVMTLRIQQERMHDAFFPNEREYTRHFGLTAARAARLSERTLIMHPGPMNRGLEIAGVAADDPRSTVVEQVANGVSVRMAVLYLALTGSDTTNAAPSKETTA
- the pyrR gene encoding bifunctional pyr operon transcriptional regulator/uracil phosphoribosyltransferase PyrR gives rise to the protein MPSCEAGKGVDVGTRTVLQQPDITRALTRIAHEILEANHGASDLVLLGIPTRGAVLADRLASVLADIEPEWAAERDQRLGTLDVTMHRDDLGHGIGRAPHRTTIPTSGIDGKVVVLVDDVLYSGRTVRAALDALQGIGRPRAVRLAVLVDRGHRELPIRADHVGKNLPTASDERVTLRLTETDGADEVVIEQGAA
- the nusB gene encoding transcription antitermination factor NusB, whose translation is MSARSKARKRALDMLYVAEVRELPIADVLATETVRHLDQPERASSWDYARQIVTGVDEARHEIDAVIVDHAQGWSIARMPVLDRCILRMGVWELRFNPEVPDAVAIAEAVELAQSLSTDDSAGFVNGVLGAVSGGRAPSGRTVAGDAGSR
- the efp gene encoding elongation factor P yields the protein MASTTDIKNGAVLIIDGQLWSVVEFQHVKPGKGGAFVRTKLKNVVSGKVVDRTFNAGAKIDTATVDRRDYQFLYEDGDSYVFMDTDTYDQIPVSATVVGDAKNYLLESAMVTIAMNEGNPLYVELPTSITTEVETEPGLQGDRSSGGTKDATIIATGHRIQVPLYLESGTTVKIDTRDGSFLGRVNS
- a CDS encoding AarF/UbiB family protein, whose amino-acid sequence is MPTPPRLSDLSAPRDTDAGTLRARGRRFTELLAIARRHHLLPFRRLDFSHDPATSALRAGQAEHLRRALEEAGGGFVKMGQLLSTRDDLLPEEWTEGLAHLQRNVTAAPVDEVRALLERELGAPVDQVFAAFDPVPVAAASIAQVHRARLQDGTAVAVKVQRPGIDAAVRRDVDIALRVVRFMARWSSEARQVGVQEVAQQYADDLVRQVDFVSELRNLTALRAAQARSARPDEVRFPDPYPDLSGRRVLVMEFLEGDTLSAIRAERADRDLDAPMRAILRAFLRQVVFDGVYHADLHPGNVLVLPDGRPALIDFGSVGRLDPGLRDTVQDLLVAYLQDDTTRIADAVLRMAPVRDAHDEPDFRRDIARFVADELGPGARIGVETVDDAVEVFGRYRLKAPADFVAAARALAIFEGTLRTLAPSFDLLEESRGLARQQLTDQLRPGKLRDLAAKELIGVVSAARRLPRRIDRIGEAIETGKFTVNIRLFADSRDRETVTGLIRRVLLVLLGAGAGILAIVYLALPARPTAALSTGAAGALLGGAAVVLLGWAAVDSWRARRRR
- the aroB gene encoding 3-dehydroquinate synthase: MTDPILPAGTTEIRVGGADGYTVAVGSGLLGALPAILGPRVAKVLIVHAPTLGARANELRELLVGAGLEALIAEVPDAEGAKRVEVAAFCWQIMGQSDFTRTDAVIGLGGGAVTDLAGFVAATWLRGVPYVGVPTSVLGMVDASVGGKTGINTNEGKNLVGAFSAPRAVVVDLDLVRTLPRNEILTGFAEIVKAGFIAVPEILDIVEADVARVTDPTTPEFRRVVELAIALKAEVVTDDFTEQGRREVLNYGHTLGHAIEHAERYQWRHGAAVSVGMVFAAELARLTGHLDDATVDRHRTILESLELPTTYGLGRWEGLLATMRRDKKARAGMLRFIILDGVGKPTTLEGPEDHLLFTAYQEVGV
- a CDS encoding shikimate kinase, with the translated sequence MGAGKSSVGKRVAKALGVPFTDTDRVIVREHGPIPGIFAEQGEPAFRALEAEAVRVALRTGGVIAVGGGAVTHADTRSALVGARIVLLTVSPEAVADRIAGSDRPLLASGGIDAWQTIMDDRAATYAELAHVVVDTSRRPMSRVVDEVVAWLRGDGHRDDRGGTASGVSADPTTEGAP
- the aroC gene encoding chorismate synthase codes for the protein MLRWLTAGESHGPELIAMLEGLPAGVPVSFASIRADLARRKLGYGRGSRMKFEQDELHVSGGVRHGYSIGSPIAIRIGNTEWPKWVEVMNPEPVESTGMSRGRSAPLTRPRPGHADLVGMQKYGFDEARPILERASARETAARVALGAVAKAFLAELGMRSVAHTLQVGTVRVPDGTELPLPDDVDRLDDDQLRCFDAETSARMVTEVEAAKKDGDTLGGVVEVLFYGVPPGLGSHVQWDRRLDARLAAAIMGIQAIKGVEVGDGFATAGRRGSAAHDELYREDGEIHRTTDRAGGTEGGMSTGTVLRVRAGMKPIATVPHALHTIDVASGEEASAHHQRSDVCAVPAAGVVAEAMVALVLADAVLEKFGGDNVVETKRNLDAYLASIPETLRTRRTEPAAPADAQ
- the mltG gene encoding endolytic transglycosylase MltG, translated to MTDDLDWNAIIAPGDDPDRRRTPSDRPLSRREARALEAERARRSSAEDTDPREATVRGDEGDTVDGPRSDDRPVSPADAPVASRPEELHPEVQALLTGEVPSAASVAASGGGASDGGDHAGGGGRGGAGGDGRGGRGRASRPPREPRPGRRRGPLIAGIVIVAIVLAGGVSAYAFAAPKVQQLVSAFSGSKEPDDYTGSGKDKVTITIKQGDIGENVAATLQRSGVVKDSKVFYKLLLASPDVQFQPGSYAMKKQMSSKSALAALQDDSNRVQASIVIPEGTALADIEAGMVSKAGLTKTEVAAAAKDVSAYGLPSGVTTLEGWLFPATYPINPGWSAQQYFQAMVDTMQEHLAAAGVRKADQERTIVFASLVQKEAGLAADYPKVARVFQNRLDIDMPLQSDATVAYGTGNTHRVTTTDDERGDASNPYNTYEHSGLPPAPISNPGDVAIKAVTNMAQGKWLYFVTVDLETGETVFSDTYDQHLVAVDQFQAWLRAHPDYQ
- the ruvX gene encoding Holliday junction resolvase RuvX; this translates as MRSGRRLGVDVGRARIGVAVCDRDGLLATPVETVRRDDDTDLGRILAIADEYDVLEVVVGLPLSMSGGDTPSTADARDFAARIAAHRPVRLVDERLSTVTAQRGLHQAGRNTKKSRAVIDQAAAVIILQHALDHERRAGAPPGARLP